The following are encoded together in the Fusarium keratoplasticum isolate Fu6.1 chromosome 1, whole genome shotgun sequence genome:
- a CDS encoding Molybdopterin synthase sulfur carrier subunit translates to MTVDIAIGTASARYGADIVILQFRFTGTQTSFYNSHNSIAYIGTSTSTMASAPKPPPGHFNVLYFATASSFTGKDYDALPAAMSLKQLFAELESRYPGMKSKILDSCLVTVNLDYVELSSEEGVDDTVIQEADEVAIIPPVSSG, encoded by the exons ATGACTGTTGACATTGCCATAGGAACTGCGTCTGCTCGTTATGGGGCTGACATCGTCATTCTTCAATTTCGCTTCACT GGAACGCAAACTTCCTTCTACAACTCCCACAACTCAATTG CGTACATAGGCACATCAACTTCCACAATGGCATCGGCACCCAAGCCTCCGCCTGGCCACTTCAACGTCCTCTACTTTGCGACTGCCAGCTCTTTCACGGGCAAGGACTATGATGCGCTGCCCGCAGCCATGTCACTGAAGCAGCTCTTTGCAGAGCTGGAGTCGAGGTACCCTGGCATGAAGAGCAAGATCCTTGACTCGTGCCTCGTTACGGTCAACCTCGATTATGTAGAACTGTCCAGCGAGGAAGGCGTCGACGACACCGTGATCCAGGAAGCAGACGAAGTGGCCATCATCCCTCCCGTCAGCTCTGGTTGA
- a CDS encoding Complex1-LYR-dom domain-containing protein: MARLSGLQKEVLALYRNCLRESRKKPQATRPHFENFARNEFARNLKIDKRDFAAIEFLLRKGRRQLEVYASPGIKDVR, from the exons ATGGCTCGTCTCTCAGGATTGCAAAAGGAGGTCCTGGCCCTCTACCGTAACTGCCTCCGGGAGAGCCGCAAGAAGCCACAGGCCACTCGTCCACACTTCGAGAACTTTGCCAG AAATGAATTTGCAAGGAACCTGAAAATTGACAAGCGCGACTTTGCCGCCATCGAGTTTCTCTTGCGGAAGGGAAGACGTCAACTCGAGGTCTACGCTTCTCCTGGCATCAAGGATGTTAGGTAA
- a CDS encoding Glycoside hydrolase family 13: MGSSNQNPRAWWKESSVYQIYPASFQDSTGTGVGDLKGIISRVDYLKNLGVDIVWLSPIFKSPQVDMGYDVSDYEVIDPPYGDISDVDVLKDKLHERGMKLVLDLVVNHTSDQHEWFKESRKSKDNPYRDWYVWRPAKYDADGNRQPPNNWHGHFQGDTWEYDETTDEYYLHLFCKEQPDLNWENPAVRKKVHEIMRFWLDRGADGFRMDVINFVSKDQAFPDSDQTVLRGHEFYACGPRCHEYLKEIGEILREYDAFSVGEMPCVHDERELIKAVRADRGELSMIFHFELMDLDHGPGGKFTPRTWKLSELKATTHKWQKFMYDNQGWNALYLENHDQPRSVSRFVHDDPQNRVASAKLIAVFLGFQSGTPFIYQGQEIGMTNVPKDWPLEEYKDIDCLSHWNTHKDNADAATLDSYKVEYQLKSRDNARTPMQWDATPNAGFTAAEVTPWMRVNDNYRDINAASQTSDPDSVYHCWRRVLEKRKEHVDIFVYGDFQLVDEAHEKVFAYSRKADNGDAALVVCNFAAETVSWTLPAKAREVLISPTGRTLEELNGREIQLAPCEAFAILM, encoded by the exons ATGGGCAGCTCAAACCAGAACCCCCGTGCTTGGTGGAAAGAGAGCTCGGTATACCAGATCTACCCTGCATCCTTCCAAGACTCGACAGGCACCGGAGTGGGTGATCTGAAGGGCATCATATCTCGTGTCGACTACCTCAAGAACCTGGGCGTCGACATAGTGTGGCTTTCACCAATCTTCAAAAGCCCCCAGGTTGACATG GGATATGATGTCAGCGACTACGAGGTCATCGATCCCCCATACGGGGACATCTCGGACGTCGATgtcctcaaggacaagctccACGAGCGAGGAATGAAGCTAGTCCTCGACCTAGTCGTGAACCATACCAGCGACCAGCACGAATGGTTCAAGGAGTCTCGCAAGTCCAAGGATAACCCGTACCGTGACTGGTATGTCTGGCGACCTGCAAAGTACGATGCAGATGGGAATAGACAGCCTCCGAACAACTGGCATGGTCATTTCCAAG GAGACACATGGGAGTACGACGAGACAACAGACGAGTACTACTTGCACCTCTTCTGCAAGGAGCAGCCAGACCTCAACTGGGAGAACCCAGCGGTCCGGAAAAAGGTCCACGAGATCATGCGCTTCTGGCTCGACCGCGGAGCCGACGGCTTCCGCATGGACGTCATCAACTTTGTTAGCAAGGACCAGGCCTTCCCCGACTCGGACCAGACCGTCCTCCGCGGCCACGAGTTTTACGCCTGCGGCCCGAGATGCCACGAGTAtctcaaggagattggcgaGATCCTGCGGGAATACGATGCCTTTAGCGTCGGCGAGATGCCGTGCGTTCACGATGAGCGCGAGTTGATCAAGGCTGTGCGTGCTGACCGTGGGGAGCTGAGTATGATTTTCCACTTTGAGCT GATGGATCTTGACCACGGTCCAGGGGGCAAGTTCACACCTAGGACCTGGAAGTTGtcagagctcaaggccaccaCCCACAAGTGGCAGAAGTTCATGTACGACAACCAGGGCTGGAACGCCCTGTATCTGGAGAACCACGACCAGCCTCGATCCGTCAGCCGCTTCGTTCACGATGATCCCCAGAATCGTGTCGCAAGCGCCAAGCTGATTGCAGTCTTCCTCGGCTTCCAGTCCGGCACGCCCTTCATCTACCAGGGCCAGGAGATTGGCATGACCAATGTGCCCAAGGACTGGCCCCTGGAGGAGTATAAGGATATTGACTGCCTCAGCCATTGGAA CACCCACAAGGATAACGCCGATGCTGCAACCCTCGACTCATACAAGGTCGAGTACCAGCTCAAGTCTCGCGACAACGCCCGAACCCCTATGCAATGGGATGCAACCCCCAACGCGGGCTTTACAGCAGCCGAAGTCACGCCCTGGATGCGCGTTAACGACAACTACCGTGACATCAATGCTGCCTCACAGACGTCGGACCCGGACTCGGTGTACCACTGCTGGCGTCGTGTGctcgagaagcgcaaggagcACGTCGACATCTTCGTCTACGGAGACTTCCAGCTGGTCGACGAGGCGCACGAAAAGGTGTTTGCGTACTCCCGGAAGGCCGACAACGGTGATGCTGCGCTCGTCGTGTGCAACTTTGCGGCCGAGACGGTCTCGTGGACTTTGCctgccaaggccagggaGGTGTTGATCAGTCCTACCGGGAGGACCTTGGAGGAGCTGAATGGTAGAGAGATCCAGCTTGCTCCTTGTGAGGCCTTTGCAATTCTCATGTAA
- a CDS encoding Restriction of telomere capping protein 4, whose protein sequence is MLGLSRNQRPQRLLRQIGGKIQPSPEPQTVEDVSAPPLSSDNEDDIPETASLKLVSKSTSRQSPAEDSELDEPARGDMKRTRFPNGTNTSQRDSRQASSRQGLKHSVGEDTDEASSSSAKRRKLVTSKESAPAKTSPSSSATFLKDECGFTKTRRSKATYGLKGRGSQGSQGSQVSKRSQETQAKKGPTKTSKNTIRDADESGLWSSPEKSSKAKFKALPDDTLGTPKKSNKAKLKIAPGDSFDSPEQENKMRPIPKDKPSPSPTKGGVLRLSQNDDLSQRSSSSQQRKSIWSRKLIEKKARKKAKEAPPKIERAQFIVPIDIDDAIGYGSTRTLLDTDSSDAESVKDEPVQEEESLESGLTKCPWCQELVSAIALEEYSKGKKLLNVQMQKRFCEKHKKETAMETWRERGYPHVDWEMLERRFGDHRAYLSRVIDGKKSHFRDILAEKIETGQGRSLKKEGNLNPGYYGPRGGKLMQDYLVEEFSELLMEKAVSDHVIAGRGSAAFIQSVLVAELAVQLIMEDMDVSAAEARGIMEESKAVGEMIHEEV, encoded by the exons ATGCTTGGCTTGAGCAGAAACCAACGCCCCCAGCGGCTTCTCCGTCAAATCGGAGGCAAAatccagcccagccctgAACCACAGACCGTCGAAGATGTTTCCGCCCCGCCTTTATCTTCCGACAATGAAGATGACATTCCCGAGACTGCTTCACTAAAGCTAGTGTCGAAAAGCACCAGTCGCCAGTCTCCTGCTGAGGATTCCGAGCTAGATGAGCCAGCTCGGGGTGATATGAAGCGCACACGATTTCCCAATGGCACCAATACATCTCAGAGGGACAGTAGGCAGGCTTCTAGTCGGCAAGGCCTAAAACACTCAGTGGGTGAAGATACCGATGaagcatcatcctccagcgcCAAGCGAAGAAAGCTAGTCACCAGTAAAGAATCCGCTCCAGCGAAGACAAGTCCCTCCAGCTCAGCCACTTTCCTCAAGGACGAATGTGGTTTTACCAAGACCAGAAGGTCCAAGGCGACCTATGGTTTGAAAGGCAGGGGCTCGCAAGGGTCACAAGGATCTCAAGTGTCAAAGAGATCACAGGAGACTCAAGCAAAGAAAG GCCCAACAAAGACTTCCAAAAACACGATTCGTGACGCAGACGAATCTGGACTCTGGAGCAGCCCTGAGAAGTcaagcaaggccaagttcaaAGCGCTACCAGACGATACCCTCGGTACCCCAAAGAAATcgaacaaggccaagttgaAGATTGCACCGGGGGATTCATTCGATTCCCCTGAACAAGAAAACAAGATGAGGCCTATTCCCAAAGACAAACCTTCTCCCTCGCCAACAAAGGGCGGGGTGCTCAGGCTCTCGCAAAACGACGATCTCAGCCAGagatcttcctcctcacaaCAGAGGAAATCTATCTGGAGTAGGAAACTAATTGAGAAGAAAGCACGAAAGAAGGCCAAAGAAGCACCACCCAAGATCGAGCGTGCACAGTTCATCGTACCAATCGACATTGATGACGCGATCGGGTATGGAAGCACAAGAACTCTCTTAGATACGGATTCCAGTGACGCGGAATCTGTCAAGGACGAGCCAGTtcaggaggaagagagtcTTGAAAGCGGACTAACGAAGTGTCCATGGTGTCAAGAGTTGGTATCGGCAATAGCCCTGGAGGAATACTCGAAGGGAAAGAAGTTGCTGAATGTGCAGATGCAGAAAAGATTCTGCGAGAAAcacaagaaggagacggcCATGGAGACATGGCGCGAGCGAGGCTACCCCCATGTGGACTGGGAAATGCTGGAACGCCGGTTTGGCGACCATCGAGCTTACCTATCGAGGGTCATTGACGGCAAAAAGTCACACTTCCGTGACATTCTGGCGGAAAAGATCGAAACCGGCCAAGGCAGATCCCtcaagaaggaaggcaaCCTGAACCCCGGGTACTACGGTCCGCGGGGTGGTAAGCTCATGCAAGATTACCTTGTGGAAGAGTTTAGCGAGCTGTTGATGGAAAAGGCCGTGAGCGACCATGTCATTGCCGGACGTGGATCGGCGGCTTTCATTCAGTCTGTACTGGTTGCCGAGCTTGCTGTCCAACTCATCATGGAGGACATGGATGTGTCTGCCGCGGAGGCGAGGGGGATCATGGAGGAGAGCAAAGCTGTCGGCGAGATGATACATGAAGAGGTATGA